Proteins encoded together in one Telopea speciosissima isolate NSW1024214 ecotype Mountain lineage chromosome 6, Tspe_v1, whole genome shotgun sequence window:
- the LOC122663992 gene encoding transmembrane protein 208 homolog has protein sequence MANQGAKKRKEENARHMNKLLRFIIGCNVIYMLVRMLVFYSTVTWKHWAGLFVTSLAYAFPYQQLAKMAQPTYADDGELLDGGFDMSTGGVCGYLHDVIYITSFVQLMSIISGKFWFTYLVIPAFGAYKVFGVTKGLLSHGSEGTMEDEKSHKKREKMEKKAARGKFIKARSK, from the exons ATGGCAAACCAGGGTGCGAAGAAACGCAAGGAAGAGAATGCTCGTCACATGAACAAGCTCCTTCGTTTCATCATAGGCTGCAAC gttatatacatgttggtgAGGATGCTTGTCTTTTATTCAACTGTCACTTGGAAGCATTGGGCCGGTCTCTTTGTCACATCGCTGGCCTATGCTTTTCCCTATCAACAACTTGCCAAAATGGCACAACCAACTTATGCTGATGATGGAGAGCTTCTAGATGGCGGGTTTGATATGAGCACTGGTGGAGTTTGTGG TTACTTGCATGATGTGATCTACATTACAAGCTTTGTACAGCTGATGTCCATCATCTCCGGAAAATTTTGGTTCACTTATTTAGTG ATACCAGCATTTGGTGCATACAAAGTTTTTGGTGTTACAAAAGGACTTTTGTCTCATGGCTCAGAG GGGACCATGGAGGATGAAAAGAGTcataagaaaagggaaaagatggagaagaaggctGCAAGAGGAAAATTTATTAAGGCGAGAAGCAAATAA